The Halorubrum sp. BV1 genome contains the following window.
TAGTTCGTCATCCAGATTCTTTTCTCGTTCACCAAGTAGGAATTTTACAGCGGATAGGATATTTGTCTTCCCTGCATTGTTCTTTCCAACTAAGCAGTCTAGTCCAGCGAACTCGATAGACTCGTTCCCGGACTGCCCCTTGATAGAACGATAGTGGTCAACCTCAAGATCGATAAGTCGCATACCCTGTCAGGTATTGTTAGCCGTATTAATCTAATGGACAAAACAGTTCGTCGACGAGGTTCTCATTAGAGGTTCCGTCAACAGTCATATTTTGGCAAAGGTTCGTGGACAATTCGTTAGTTGAACTCCTGCTGAGCCTGTTTCTCGTGCCGATACTGGCTCAGGAGCTTCGGTTCCCAATTGAGCAGGTCTTCGCGCGTATCGATTCCACGCTTTTCGAGATAGCGACTGACAGCGTCAGCAAACTCTATAGCCGTATGGGCGTCGGCTTGTGAATTGTGTTCCATGGCTTCAGCGTAGACCTGTCCAGGAACAACTAGCGGTTCGGCCCAGTCGTCTCGGAGCATCACTAGCCGCGCTCGGAGAGCTGTGTCGAACAGTGTTTTGTCCGGCTCCCCGATGGGTTCTCCGAGGAGCTTAGCTTCTAGCCGGACGATCTCGGCCATATCTGGCTCGAAAGAGTTCTCTTCCGAGTCATTTTCGCGGCTCATAGTTAGCCGAGATACCCGCCCTGGCTGTTGCCATAGACTTCTTCGTAAATTTCCTGACGCAGTTCGCGTCGATCGGTCTTGTCACGCTGATCGTAGTGCTTTTTAATCACTTCGGGGGTGACGTCGCAGCGATCAGCCAGAATTTCGATCGGAATGTTATTCGACCTCTCAGCCGTCAGATAGCCCTTCCTGACGGTGTGGGTTGACAGGGAAGACGGACAGTTTGAGGCGTTGTCGATGGTCTGAGCAGCCTCGCACGAGTCCGGATCACGGTCGTGGGGGCACTCCTCCCCGATCTCGCACGGACGGGTCCACTTGTAGATGTACTTGCTGATCGTCGATTTTGCAATTCGACCGTGCGTGGTCGTGATCAGGGGTTCGCGACCGTAGTCGTCGGTTGCTTCAGTCCGGTTGTGTTCGATGTAGTCGTCGATGATCTCGGCGACCTCTTCGGAGATGTTCACTTCTCGCTCTCCAGCCTTCTTGTTTTTCAGCGTCGTTCCTTCATCGATCCGGTGGTGGAATTCGATGAAGAGTTCGCTGCGGTCGGTGTGGATGTCTTTGAGATCGAGCGAGTGAACGCCACCTCGTCGGCAGCCTAAGGCCCCGAGCAGAAGCCAGATGACGTGTTCGGTCGTGGCGTACTCGTACTCTTCCAGATGCTGGATGATGTCATTCGCACGGTCTTTCGACAGGTATTCCTCTCGGACTTCGTCTTCGTAGCT
Protein-coding sequences here:
- a CDS encoding site-specific integrase codes for the protein MGAQPGRGGSENVESLETIRSELDTIRQKLDEESALQPIGPEEAVNMYLEDRREDLVESTVQDYRRSLEFFVEFCALKGINNLNALSGRTMREYRAWRREKSSHKTLSPKTMRDEMYLMRNFLRVLEDIEGVDAGLADKVQTPELSYEDEVREEYLSKDRANDIIQHLEEYEYATTEHVIWLLLGALGCRRGGVHSLDLKDIHTDRSELFIEFHHRIDEGTTLKNKKAGEREVNISEEVAEIIDDYIEHNRTEATDDYGREPLITTTHGRIAKSTISKYIYKWTRPCEIGEECPHDRDPDSCEAAQTIDNASNCPSSLSTHTVRKGYLTAERSNNIPIEILADRCDVTPEVIKKHYDQRDKTDRRELRQEIYEEVYGNSQGGYLG